CGGAGGCCTCTTCCACAGCGGCTTGGTCTGGTTGACGACTTCGTCGAGGCCTTTCTCGTTTGGAAAGTAAATGGGGAACGCGATGAAATCGGAGAATTTCTTGATGATCGAGCGCACGGTGTACGGTTCGGCGTACGAACCCTCCTCGTCCTTGAGATACACCGTGACGACGGTGCCGCGCGTCTCCTTGTCCGTTTCGGTGATGGTGTAGTCGCTCTTCCCGTCCGATTCCCACAGCACCGCTTTTTCCGCGCTGCCGGCGCGCTTCGAAACGAGCTTCACCTTCGAGGCGACCATGAACACTGAATAAAACCCCACGCCGAACTGGCCGATGAGGTTGCTGTCCACCTTCTGGTCGCCGGTGAGCTGCTCCACGAACGCGCGCGAGCCGCTGCGCGCGATGGTGCCGATGTTGTCGATGACCTCCTCGCGGGTCATGCCGATGCCGTTGTCGGAGACCGTGACGGTCTTTGCCGTCGCGTCCACCTTGACGCGGACGCAAAGGTCAGCGTCGCCGCCGAGGATCGCGGCGTCGGTGAGCGACGCGAACCGCAGTTTGTCAAGCGCGTCCGAGGCGTTGGAGATGAGCTCCCGCACGAACACTTCCTTGTGGCTGTACAAGGAATGAATCATAAGGTGAAGCAGCTGCTTCGCCTCGGTCTGGAAATTCAGGTGCTGCTCCTGTTTGTCCTGGGCCATAGTAGTTCCTTATCCTGTTGACTGGTGATTCAGGCAGTAAAGTCCAGCAGAAATTGTGCCTGTTGCATCAAAATGTAAAGATGCATGCCGGTAGTCCGAATAAAAATAAATTATTCTCAAGGCAATTTTCATACACCTTTTTAATTGGTGAGTTTCTATCCTATAATAAATCCCCTGGAAAGGCGTATTTTTCTCCTTAAATAACATGCCTTGGCTTTTTTTAAAGTCTGTGGGGCTATTTAATTAAGTTAAATTTTCTCGTTGCATGTTAGGAAAAGTATTATATTGCTTAAGGGTTTAAACTGTCTAACCTATTTATTTTTCCAATGTTCAAGCGCGTTTTATGAACGTGCGTGTAAAAAAAAATGGATAGTTTCCGTTTTTTTCTCATGATATTATTGATCGTTTCAGCCGTTGTGTTTGGCCAGGGAAATAAAGAGCAGATCCTTTTTCAAGAGAGCGATTCTACAGCCGTTGTAAAAAAAGACTCGTTAAAAAGGGCTCCATTATTTAAACCTGGCATTGCTCTTGCATCTTCCTTGGTTATTCCTGGCGCAGGCCAGGTTTATACCGGGCATTATATAAAAGCGGGTTTGTTTTTTATTTCGGAAATCGGGGTGGGGCTGTTCGGTTATCAGCGCTATTTATACACCGTCGCGCTTAAAAAAAACGCGGACAGCATCGCAGCGCTGTGGAATTCGGTGAGGGATTCCGTCTCGATCAAAAGATCGATAATCGATACCACGACGTACGACACAAACGATGTGGGTTTTTTCTACAAGTTGAAGGCCGACAGCGCTCGGTATGAGGAAAAGGAAACGCGGGACGTGTTGTACCAGAGCATTGCCTGGATGCTGGGTATCTACTACTATAACATCATGGACGCGCTGCAGAGCGCCGGGGTGATGCGGGACAATTCCAAGAAAAATCCCGCGGTCGCGGGGTGGCTCTCCGCGATACCGGGCCTTGGCCTCGGCCAGATTTACAACGGCGAATTGTCAAAGGCCGGAATGATCCTGATGGTGCAGTTCAACCTGGCCTATGTCGCCCTAAATTATCACCTGCGCATGGTTGACTGCGAGAATGCGGAGGCGGCGATCGACCCGAACAACAAGCCGCAGTACAACCTTTTTATTGGTCCGCAGCATGACCGGTGGGAATATCGGCGCAATAACGCATTCAGGAACCGGAACATGTTCCTATGGTATTCATTGGCATTTTATTTTTACGGCATCCTCGACGCGGTGGTCGATGCGCACCTGCACGACGCGCCGCTCAGGATGAAGCTGGAGCCGGACCTTGTTCCGCAAAGTAAAGAAATGGGGCTGCGGGCGACTATTCCGTTCTGACCGTTTGAGGGCCGCCGCCGAGGCCCGAATACAAGAACGTACAATTATTTGAACCGATAAACCAAAAAAAGGATCCGCATATGCCGGTAACCCTCAAAGACATTGCCGAACGTGCAGGCGTGACCTCTGCCACGGTCTCGATGGTGATCAACAACAAGCCGAACATTTCCGAGGCGACGCGGAGGAAGGTCCTCAAGATCGCCAAGGAGCTCAACTACTATCCCAACGTGATCGCGCGCGGCCTTGCCACGCGAAAATCGAATTCCATCGGGGTGATCGTGCCCAACCTCGCCTCGTCGTTCGTGGTGAGGATCCTCCAGGGCATCAAGAGCACCAACCGCGACGTCGACTACACGGTGACGCTGTTCGACACCGTGGGACAGAAGGAGAACGAGTCGCAGCTGTTCCAGCGCCTCGGCCGCGAGCGCCGCATCGACGGCGCCATCCTCATCGGCACCACCGTACCCGAGGAGGAGATGAAGATCTTCCGCGACGAGAGCGTGCCGTGCATCGTGGTCGCGCGCAAGTGCGACATACTCGATTCCGTTTTTGTCAACAACGTAGGGGGCGCCGCCGACGCCACCGATTACCTTGTCGGCAAGGGACACAAGGCCATCGCCTGCGTCATCTGCCGCAAGGGAAACCTGCCCGCCGAGGAAAGGCTGTCGGGCTACAAACAGGCGCTTGCCAAGCACAACATCGCTTTCAATCCCGCGCTCGTGTTCGAGGTGGACGACGACACCATCGAGGCCGGGTACAAGGTGCTCGACAAGCTCATGGCCGCCAAGGTCACGGCGGTGTTCGTGCCCGCGGGCGACATGGCGGCCATCGGTATCGTGAAGGAAGCAAAGAAGCGCGGCATTCAAGTGCCCGGCAGCCTCGCCGTGGTCGGCTTCGACGACATCCCTGCGGCCGAGGTGATCGAAC
The Chitinivibrionales bacterium genome window above contains:
- a CDS encoding DUF5683 domain-containing protein codes for the protein MILLIVSAVVFGQGNKEQILFQESDSTAVVKKDSLKRAPLFKPGIALASSLVIPGAGQVYTGHYIKAGLFFISEIGVGLFGYQRYLYTVALKKNADSIAALWNSVRDSVSIKRSIIDTTTYDTNDVGFFYKLKADSARYEEKETRDVLYQSIAWMLGIYYYNIMDALQSAGVMRDNSKKNPAVAGWLSAIPGLGLGQIYNGELSKAGMILMVQFNLAYVALNYHLRMVDCENAEAAIDPNNKPQYNLFIGPQHDRWEYRRNNAFRNRNMFLWYSLAFYFYGILDAVVDAHLHDAPLRMKLEPDLVPQSKEMGLRATIPF
- a CDS encoding LacI family DNA-binding transcriptional regulator; this encodes MPVTLKDIAERAGVTSATVSMVINNKPNISEATRRKVLKIAKELNYYPNVIARGLATRKSNSIGVIVPNLASSFVVRILQGIKSTNRDVDYTVTLFDTVGQKENESQLFQRLGRERRIDGAILIGTTVPEEEMKIFRDESVPCIVVARKCDILDSVFVNNVGGAADATDYLVGKGHKAIACVICRKGNLPAEERLSGYKQALAKHNIAFNPALVFEVDDDTIEAGYKVLDKLMAAKVTAVFVPAGDMAAIGIVKEAKKRGIQVPGSLAVVGFDDIPAAEVIEPMLTTVRQPKLEMGDYAINMIVDKLEGRESEIKHKELPTKFIVRESA